Proteins from a genomic interval of Nocardia sp. BMG51109:
- a CDS encoding PadR family transcriptional regulator has translation MTKQPGATLTPLAIAVLALLEERPMHPYEMYQLLRQRREDYLVKVRPGSLYHTVSRLAEQGLVHPEGTDRAGNRPERTTYRIAESGTAALRNRIAELIRRPLREYPIFPLAVSEAHNLPRDEVLALLGERIARLDNDITELDALHDWLTGKRVARRYWMVLEYLRGQLDAEITWLRRISAELKSGVLDWDEFTPNGVRIVPETPDLGHDWGAAVTDDVLAELRKGGALPGDQ, from the coding sequence ATGACGAAGCAGCCGGGTGCGACGCTGACGCCGTTGGCGATTGCGGTACTCGCGCTCCTGGAGGAACGGCCGATGCATCCGTACGAGATGTATCAACTGCTCCGGCAGCGGCGCGAGGACTACCTGGTGAAGGTCCGCCCCGGCTCGCTCTATCACACCGTGTCACGGCTGGCGGAGCAGGGACTCGTCCACCCCGAGGGCACCGACCGGGCGGGCAACCGCCCCGAACGCACCACCTACCGGATCGCCGAATCCGGCACCGCCGCGCTGCGGAACCGGATCGCCGAGCTGATCCGGCGGCCCCTCCGCGAATATCCGATCTTTCCGCTGGCCGTGTCCGAGGCACACAACCTGCCCCGGGACGAGGTGCTCGCGCTGCTGGGCGAGCGCATCGCCCGGCTGGACAACGACATCACCGAGCTCGACGCGCTGCACGACTGGCTGACCGGCAAACGGGTAGCCCGACGGTACTGGATGGTCCTCGAATACCTGCGCGGCCAACTCGATGCCGAAATCACCTGGTTACGCCGCATCTCCGCCGAACTGAAATCCGGTGTCCTGGATTGGGACGAGTTCACCCCCAACGGCGTCCGCATCGTGCCGGAAACCCCCGACCTCGGCCATGACTGGGGTGCCGCGGTCACCGACGATGTGCTCGCCGAACTGCGAAAGGGCGGTGCGCTGCCCGGCGACCAGTGA
- a CDS encoding S1C family serine protease codes for MVAARFDTQRHDPNMPPAQSGSVVRISDAQTQADLDAAAQQAAQGIVLVNTELGLQGGGGAGTGIVLTSDGDVLTNNHVVEGATRIEATSVGNGKTYQATVVGYDRTNDLAVLRLSDASGLPTAPLGDSGKVAVGDEIVGVGNAGGTGSPSAASGKVTALDRSITASDESSGSSEELTGLIQVAADIQPGDSGGPLVNKSGQVIGVNTAASQGFRMGTGGGQGFAIPIDKAKSIAGQIQAGKASDTVHIGPTAFLGLSVSDANGSGALVRNVVRGGPADRLGLTPGAVLTEIDGDRIDSANALIATMDTHHPGDNVNVTWTDGTGRSQTSKVELAKGPVG; via the coding sequence ATGGTGGCCGCGCGGTTCGACACCCAGCGGCACGACCCGAACATGCCACCGGCGCAGTCGGGCAGCGTCGTGCGGATCTCCGATGCGCAGACCCAGGCCGACCTGGACGCCGCGGCCCAGCAGGCGGCGCAGGGCATCGTCCTGGTGAACACGGAACTCGGCCTGCAGGGCGGTGGCGGCGCGGGCACCGGAATCGTGCTGACCTCCGACGGCGACGTGCTGACCAACAATCACGTCGTCGAGGGCGCCACCCGGATCGAGGCGACCAGTGTCGGCAACGGCAAGACCTACCAGGCCACCGTCGTCGGCTACGACCGCACGAACGATCTGGCGGTGCTGCGCCTGTCCGATGCCTCCGGGCTGCCGACCGCGCCGCTCGGCGATTCCGGCAAGGTCGCGGTCGGCGACGAGATCGTCGGCGTCGGCAACGCCGGCGGCACCGGCAGCCCGAGCGCGGCGTCCGGCAAGGTCACCGCCCTGGACCGCTCGATCACCGCCTCCGACGAATCCTCCGGCAGTTCGGAGGAGCTGACCGGGCTCATCCAGGTGGCGGCCGACATTCAGCCCGGCGATTCCGGCGGTCCGCTGGTGAACAAGTCGGGCCAGGTCATCGGCGTCAACACCGCTGCCTCCCAAGGCTTCCGGATGGGCACCGGCGGCGGTCAGGGCTTCGCCATACCGATCGACAAGGCGAAGTCGATCGCCGGGCAGATCCAGGCCGGCAAGGCCTCCGACACCGTGCACATCGGCCCGACCGCCTTCCTCGGCCTCAGCGTCAGCGACGCCAACGGCAGCGGCGCGCTGGTGCGCAACGTCGTCCGCGGCGGCCCCGCCGACCGGCTCGGCCTGACCCCGGGCGCCGTGCTCACCGAGATCGACGGCGACCGCATCGACTCCGCCAACGCCCTGATCGCCACGATGGACACGCATCACCCCGGCGATAACGTGAACGTCACCTGGACCGACGGCACCGGCCGAAGCCAGACGAGCAAGGTCGAACTGGCGAAGGGCCCGGTCGGCTGA
- a CDS encoding molybdopterin-dependent oxidoreductase: MTGSGLRAVGGIVAAGLALGIAELVSVPIDSGSTPLTAIGSTVVDRTPDRVREWAIDAFGTNDKLVLFLAMAAVAVAVAALAGRIERVRRPLGSALFAVFGLVATIAAVNRPAASWTWILPSILGVALSIAALRWFTGRLEAVEPGASYSADESPRRGTAPGPAVAASTRSADAGPEGVAAVRGSGSAATAFGGSTGALDRRQAVRGLVGIGVVAAVAGVAGRVLGARTNSVSAEREAVRLPPPRAPEAPIDPAADLRIPGLTPYLTPNADFYRIDTALVVPQVSTETWELRIHGMVEREIRLSYADLVRRPAVERLVTLACVSNPVGGDLVGNARWLGYRLDELLAEAGPHPDADMVLSHSIDGFTAGSPLAAFTDGRDALLAVGMNGEPLPVAHGYPARLVVPGLYGYVSATKWVTELEITRFDRAQAYWTKRGWSASGPIKTATRIDTPRQSARPGPGRITVAGVAWAQHRGISAVEVQIDGGPWQPARLAAEPSIDTWRQWTYDWDATPGTHTLRARATDGTGEVQTSEYRDVIPDGASGYPSAQVRVG; the protein is encoded by the coding sequence ATGACCGGATCGGGACTGCGTGCGGTCGGCGGGATCGTGGCCGCGGGGCTGGCGCTGGGCATCGCGGAACTGGTGTCGGTGCCGATCGACTCCGGCAGCACGCCACTGACGGCGATCGGGTCGACGGTGGTGGACCGAACGCCCGACCGGGTGCGGGAGTGGGCCATCGACGCCTTCGGCACCAACGACAAGCTGGTGCTGTTCCTGGCGATGGCGGCCGTCGCGGTGGCGGTGGCGGCCTTGGCGGGCCGGATCGAGCGGGTACGCCGCCCACTCGGGTCCGCGCTGTTCGCCGTCTTCGGGCTGGTGGCGACGATCGCGGCGGTGAACCGGCCGGCCGCCTCGTGGACCTGGATACTGCCCTCGATCCTGGGCGTGGCACTGAGCATCGCCGCGCTGCGCTGGTTCACGGGGCGCCTGGAGGCCGTGGAACCGGGCGCGTCGTACTCCGCCGATGAGTCGCCACGGCGCGGGACGGCACCCGGACCGGCGGTGGCCGCCTCCACGAGATCGGCGGACGCGGGACCGGAGGGCGTGGCTGCCGTACGTGGAAGCGGCTCGGCCGCAACCGCTTTCGGTGGATCGACCGGGGCGCTGGATCGCCGGCAGGCCGTGCGCGGGCTCGTGGGTATCGGGGTCGTGGCCGCCGTGGCCGGTGTGGCGGGGCGCGTCCTCGGAGCCCGGACGAACAGCGTCTCGGCCGAGCGCGAGGCGGTGCGGCTGCCGCCGCCGCGGGCGCCCGAGGCGCCGATCGATCCGGCCGCCGATCTCCGGATCCCCGGTCTCACGCCGTATCTCACGCCCAATGCCGATTTCTACCGGATCGACACGGCGCTCGTCGTCCCGCAGGTCAGCACCGAGACCTGGGAGCTGCGCATCCACGGCATGGTGGAACGCGAAATCCGGCTCTCCTACGCCGATCTCGTGCGCCGCCCGGCGGTCGAGCGGCTGGTGACGCTCGCCTGCGTCTCGAATCCGGTCGGCGGCGACCTGGTCGGCAACGCCCGCTGGCTCGGCTACCGGCTCGACGAACTGCTCGCCGAGGCCGGCCCGCACCCCGACGCGGATATGGTGTTGTCGCACAGCATCGACGGCTTCACCGCGGGCAGCCCGCTCGCCGCCTTCACCGACGGCCGCGACGCCCTGCTGGCCGTCGGCATGAACGGCGAACCGCTCCCCGTCGCGCACGGCTATCCGGCGCGGCTGGTGGTCCCCGGCCTGTACGGCTACGTATCGGCCACGAAGTGGGTGACCGAGCTGGAGATCACCAGATTCGATCGCGCACAGGCCTATTGGACCAAACGCGGCTGGTCGGCCAGCGGACCGATCAAGACCGCCACCCGGATCGATACGCCGCGCCAGAGCGCCCGCCCGGGCCCCGGCCGGATCACGGTGGCGGGCGTCGCCTGGGCCCAGCACCGTGGCATCTCGGCCGTCGAGGTCCAAATCGACGGCGGCCCCTGGCAACCCGCCCGCCTGGCCGCCGAACCCTCTATCGACACCTGGCGCCAGTGGACCTACGACTGGGACGCCACCCCCGGCACCCACACCCTCCGCGCCCGCGCCACCGACGGCACCGGCGAGGTCCAGACCTCCGAGTACCGCGACGTCATCCCGGACGGTGCCTCCGGCTACCCGTCGGCCCAGGTCCGAGTCGGCTGA
- a CDS encoding DHA2 family efflux MFS transporter permease subunit has product MTTQRNPWHALGALVVGFFMILLDMTIVAVANPAIMTDLHTDITKVIWVTSAYLLTYAVPLLVTGRLGDRYGPKNIYLIGLAVFTAASLWCGLSGSVEMLIAARAVQGLGAALMTPQTMAVITRTFPPDKRGAAMGLWGGVAGLATLVGPILGGVLVDWQGWNWIFYINVPIGIIAFALAVWLVPALETHEHKFDMVGVALSAIGMFLLVFGIQEGNAHDWGAWIWGMIVAGLVVLALFVVNQARNTGEPLVPLSLFRDRNFALSSVAIAAMGAAVTAFMVPAYFYLEAVREFSPTRSALVFAPMAIVTGLTAPLIGKISDRMPPRILPTIGFVLFAASIFGIAALMTPHSSIPLILLVAAVAGLSNSCIWAPLASTATRNLPIHQAGAGAGVYNTTRQVGSVLGSAAISALISARMAAQGLGGGNQMSEGGAGMGKIPEFVLDEFSTALGQAMLLPAAILLIGVIASALFIGAKTKPTDTPADGKVPADVGR; this is encoded by the coding sequence ATGACGACACAACGCAATCCGTGGCACGCCCTCGGCGCGCTGGTGGTCGGCTTCTTCATGATCCTGCTGGATATGACCATCGTCGCGGTGGCCAACCCGGCCATCATGACCGACCTGCACACCGATATCACCAAGGTCATCTGGGTCACCAGCGCGTACCTGCTCACCTACGCGGTCCCGCTGCTGGTGACGGGCCGGCTCGGCGACCGCTACGGCCCCAAGAACATCTATCTGATCGGCCTGGCCGTCTTCACCGCCGCGTCGCTGTGGTGCGGTCTCTCCGGCTCCGTCGAGATGCTGATCGCGGCGCGTGCCGTGCAGGGCCTGGGCGCCGCGCTGATGACGCCACAGACCATGGCGGTGATCACCCGCACCTTCCCGCCGGACAAGCGCGGCGCGGCGATGGGCCTGTGGGGCGGCGTGGCCGGCTTGGCCACGCTGGTCGGCCCCATCCTCGGCGGCGTCCTCGTCGACTGGCAGGGCTGGAACTGGATCTTCTACATCAACGTGCCGATCGGCATCATCGCCTTCGCGCTGGCGGTCTGGCTGGTGCCCGCGCTGGAAACCCATGAGCACAAGTTCGACATGGTCGGCGTGGCGCTGAGCGCGATCGGCATGTTCCTGCTGGTGTTCGGCATCCAGGAGGGCAACGCGCACGACTGGGGCGCGTGGATCTGGGGCATGATCGTCGCCGGGCTGGTGGTGCTGGCGCTGTTCGTGGTCAACCAGGCCCGCAACACCGGCGAGCCGCTGGTGCCGCTGAGCCTGTTCCGCGATCGCAACTTCGCGCTGTCGAGCGTGGCCATCGCCGCGATGGGCGCCGCGGTCACCGCCTTCATGGTGCCGGCGTACTTCTATCTGGAGGCGGTGCGCGAGTTCTCGCCGACCAGATCGGCGCTGGTGTTCGCGCCGATGGCGATCGTCACCGGCCTCACCGCCCCGCTGATCGGCAAGATCTCCGACCGGATGCCGCCGCGCATCCTGCCGACCATCGGCTTCGTGTTGTTCGCGGCCTCGATCTTCGGGATCGCGGCGCTGATGACGCCGCACAGCTCCATCCCGCTGATCCTGCTCGTCGCCGCGGTCGCCGGACTGTCCAACTCCTGCATCTGGGCGCCGCTGGCGTCCACGGCCACCCGTAACCTGCCGATCCACCAGGCCGGCGCGGGCGCGGGGGTCTACAACACCACCCGCCAGGTCGGGTCGGTGCTCGGCAGCGCGGCGATCAGCGCCCTGATCTCGGCCCGGATGGCGGCCCAGGGCCTGGGCGGCGGTAATCAGATGTCCGAGGGCGGCGCCGGCATGGGCAAGATCCCGGAATTCGTCCTGGACGAATTCAGCACCGCCCTGGGCCAGGCCATGCTCCTCCCCGCCGCCATCCTCCTGATCGGCGTCATCGCCTCGGCCCTGTTCATCGGCGCGAAGACCAAGCCCACCGACACCCCCGCCGACGGCAAGGTCCCCGCCGACGTCGGCCGCTGA
- a CDS encoding VOC family protein, which yields MTAVNPYLMYNGNAEEAFTFYQSVFGGELQIVRFADMGDGGGGNLPEEAKNLVAHAALPLRGTDHLLMASDCPPGQTVNTTAPAYAVSVDVDSREEAERIFRELSAGGDVSLPIGKTEWAELFGMVTDKFAVPWMVGYTPAP from the coding sequence GTGACGGCTGTGAATCCCTATTTGATGTACAACGGCAACGCCGAGGAGGCGTTCACCTTCTACCAGTCCGTATTCGGCGGTGAATTACAGATCGTCCGCTTCGCCGATATGGGCGACGGCGGTGGCGGAAATCTGCCCGAGGAGGCGAAGAACCTGGTCGCCCACGCCGCGCTGCCGCTGCGCGGCACCGACCACCTGCTGATGGCCTCCGACTGTCCGCCGGGTCAGACCGTCAACACCACGGCCCCGGCCTATGCGGTGTCGGTCGATGTGGACAGCCGGGAGGAGGCCGAACGGATTTTCCGGGAGCTGTCGGCCGGCGGCGACGTGTCCCTGCCGATCGGTAAGACCGAATGGGCCGAGCTGTTCGGCATGGTCACCGACAAGTTCGCCGTGCCGTGGATGGTGGGCTACACCCCTGCTCCTTGA
- a CDS encoding multifunctional oxoglutarate decarboxylase/oxoglutarate dehydrogenase thiamine pyrophosphate-binding subunit/dihydrolipoyllysine-residue succinyltransferase subunit — MRRTPAVSSSTSQFGQNQWLVDEMYQKYKQDPASVDESWHEFLADYTPESTGETNSSGRAPGVDATPVAGTAAAPTNATPAPAQAPAAAPAPAAAPAAQNATPPAPKVNTAASAAAAPPQARSPQTTPAPASNAAPTTGAPKAEPSADEAKPLRGPAAAIVKNMSASLTIPTATSVRAIPAKLMIDNRLVINNHLARTRGGKISFTHLLGYAIVQAVQSFPNMNRHFAEVDGKPNAVTPAHTNLGLAIDLPGKNGNRTLVVAAIKNCETMTFAQFHTAYEDIVRRARDGKLGAEDFSGVTISLTNPGTIGTNHSVPRLMAGQGTIVGAGAMEYPAEFQGMSDQQLAEIGIGKLMTLTSTYDHRIIQGAESGDFLRTIHQLLISDEFYDEIFHGMGVPYEPVRWRKDIKERGVDKSVRVQELIAAYRNRGHLMADTDPLRLVKDKFRSHPDLDVTQHGLTLWDLDREFNVAGFHGQERMKLRDVLSLLRDAYCRHVGVEYTHILDPEQLQWLQDRVEQKHEKPTVAQQKYILSRLNAAEAFETFLQTKYVGQKRFSLEGAETVIPMMDAVIDQCAEHALDEVVIGMPHRGRLNVLANIVGKPYSQIFTEFEGNMNPAATHGSGDVKYHLGAHGTYIQMFGDNDIEVSLTANPSHLEAVDPVLEGLVRAKQDLLTKEDLVTKGEEARTFSVVPLMLHGDAAFAGQGVVAETLNMSGLRGYRVGGTVHIVVNNQIGFTTAPENSRSTEYSTDIAKFIGAPVFHVNGDDPEACTWVSRLATDYRERFHKDVVIDLICYRRRGHNEGDDPSMTQPYMYDVIDTKRSVRKSYTEALIGRGDISMKEAEDALRDYQGQLERVFNEVRELEKYTPEPSESVEEEQTVPGTIVTSVDKSVLQRIGDAFIDVPDGFSVHPRVKPVLDRRREMAYEGKIDWAFAELLAFGTLIDEGRAVRLTGQDSRRGTFTQRHSVIVDRKSGAEYTPLHNIGSANPGWFAVHDSALSEFAAVGFEYGYSLGNPDALVLWEAQFGDFVNGAQSIIDEFISSGEAKWGQLSEVVLLLPHGHEGQGPDHTSGRIERFLQLCAEGSMTVAVPSTPSNYFHLLRRHVLDGIRRPLIVFTPKSMLRNKAVVSNVEDFTDTKFRSVLEEPTYESGDGDRAKVKRILLTSGKLYYELAAEKAKKNRDDVAIIRIEQLYPIPSYRLNEKLATYPNATDLAWVQEEPANQGAWPFFGLNLPEFLPERFARLRRISRRAMSAPSSGSSKVHGVEQAEIIAEAFTPTA; from the coding sequence ATGAGGCGAACACCTGCTGTGAGCAGCTCAACATCCCAGTTCGGACAGAACCAGTGGCTCGTCGACGAGATGTACCAGAAGTACAAGCAAGACCCGGCGTCGGTCGACGAGAGCTGGCACGAGTTCCTGGCCGACTACACGCCGGAGTCGACGGGTGAGACCAACAGCTCGGGTCGGGCGCCGGGTGTTGACGCTACTCCCGTCGCCGGCACCGCCGCTGCACCGACGAATGCCACGCCCGCACCCGCGCAGGCGCCGGCGGCCGCGCCCGCACCCGCCGCCGCGCCGGCGGCCCAGAACGCCACTCCACCGGCCCCCAAGGTGAACACGGCGGCCTCGGCCGCCGCGGCCCCGCCGCAGGCGCGTAGCCCCCAGACCACCCCGGCCCCGGCCTCCAACGCCGCGCCGACCACCGGCGCCCCGAAGGCCGAGCCGAGCGCCGACGAGGCGAAGCCGCTGCGCGGCCCGGCCGCCGCCATCGTCAAGAACATGTCGGCGTCGCTGACGATCCCGACCGCGACCAGTGTGCGCGCCATCCCCGCGAAGCTGATGATCGACAACCGCCTGGTCATCAACAACCACCTGGCCCGCACCCGCGGCGGCAAGATCTCCTTCACCCACCTGCTCGGCTACGCGATCGTGCAGGCGGTCCAGTCCTTCCCGAACATGAACCGGCACTTCGCCGAGGTCGACGGGAAGCCGAACGCGGTCACCCCCGCGCACACCAACCTGGGCCTGGCCATCGACCTACCCGGGAAGAACGGTAACCGCACACTGGTCGTCGCGGCCATCAAGAACTGCGAGACCATGACATTCGCGCAGTTCCACACCGCCTACGAGGACATCGTTCGCCGCGCCCGCGACGGCAAGCTCGGCGCTGAGGACTTCTCGGGCGTCACCATCTCGCTGACCAACCCGGGCACCATCGGCACCAACCACTCGGTGCCGCGGCTGATGGCGGGGCAGGGCACGATCGTCGGCGCGGGCGCGATGGAGTACCCGGCCGAGTTCCAGGGCATGAGCGACCAGCAGCTGGCCGAGATCGGCATCGGCAAGCTGATGACGCTGACCTCGACCTACGACCACCGCATCATCCAGGGCGCGGAGTCCGGCGACTTCCTGCGCACCATCCACCAGCTGCTGATCTCCGACGAGTTCTACGACGAGATCTTCCACGGCATGGGCGTGCCGTACGAGCCGGTGCGCTGGCGCAAGGACATCAAGGAGCGTGGCGTCGACAAGAGCGTCCGCGTCCAGGAGCTCATCGCCGCCTACCGCAACCGCGGCCATCTGATGGCCGACACCGACCCGCTGCGGCTGGTCAAGGACAAGTTCCGCAGCCACCCCGACCTGGACGTCACCCAGCACGGCCTGACCCTGTGGGATCTGGACCGCGAGTTCAACGTCGCCGGCTTCCACGGCCAGGAGCGGATGAAGCTGCGCGACGTGCTGTCGCTGCTGCGCGATGCCTACTGCCGGCACGTCGGCGTCGAGTACACCCACATCCTCGATCCCGAGCAGCTGCAGTGGCTGCAGGACCGGGTCGAGCAGAAGCACGAGAAACCGACTGTCGCGCAACAGAAGTACATCCTGAGCCGGCTCAACGCGGCCGAGGCGTTCGAGACCTTCCTGCAGACCAAGTACGTCGGCCAGAAGCGCTTCTCGCTGGAGGGCGCGGAGACCGTCATCCCGATGATGGACGCCGTCATCGATCAGTGCGCCGAGCACGCGCTCGACGAGGTCGTGATCGGCATGCCGCACCGCGGCCGCCTGAACGTGCTCGCCAATATCGTCGGCAAGCCCTACTCGCAGATCTTCACCGAGTTCGAGGGCAATATGAACCCGGCCGCGACGCACGGCTCGGGCGACGTGAAGTACCACCTCGGCGCGCACGGCACCTACATCCAGATGTTCGGCGACAACGACATCGAGGTGTCGCTGACCGCCAACCCGTCGCACCTGGAGGCCGTCGACCCGGTCCTGGAGGGCCTGGTCCGCGCCAAGCAGGACCTGCTCACCAAGGAGGACCTGGTCACCAAGGGCGAGGAGGCGCGCACCTTCTCGGTCGTGCCGCTGATGCTGCACGGTGACGCGGCCTTCGCCGGGCAGGGTGTGGTCGCCGAGACGCTGAACATGTCGGGCCTGCGCGGCTACCGCGTCGGCGGCACCGTGCACATCGTGGTGAACAACCAGATCGGCTTCACCACCGCCCCGGAGAACAGCCGCTCCACCGAATACTCCACGGACATCGCGAAATTCATCGGCGCCCCGGTCTTCCACGTGAACGGCGACGATCCGGAGGCGTGCACCTGGGTGTCGCGGCTGGCCACCGACTACCGCGAGCGGTTCCACAAGGACGTCGTGATCGACCTGATCTGCTACCGGCGCCGCGGCCACAACGAGGGCGACGACCCGTCGATGACCCAGCCGTACATGTACGACGTCATCGACACCAAGCGCAGCGTCCGCAAGTCCTACACCGAGGCCCTGATCGGCCGCGGTGACATCTCCATGAAGGAAGCCGAAGACGCCCTGCGCGATTACCAGGGCCAGCTGGAGCGGGTCTTCAACGAGGTGCGCGAGCTGGAGAAGTACACGCCGGAGCCGAGCGAATCGGTCGAGGAGGAGCAAACCGTTCCCGGCACGATCGTCACGTCCGTGGACAAGTCGGTGCTGCAGCGCATCGGCGACGCCTTCATCGACGTGCCCGACGGCTTCAGTGTGCATCCGCGCGTCAAGCCGGTGCTGGACCGCCGCCGCGAGATGGCCTACGAGGGCAAGATCGACTGGGCCTTCGCCGAGCTGCTGGCGTTCGGCACGCTGATCGACGAGGGCCGCGCGGTGCGCCTGACCGGTCAGGATTCCCGGCGCGGCACCTTCACCCAGCGGCATTCGGTGATCGTCGACCGGAAGTCCGGCGCGGAGTACACCCCACTGCACAACATCGGCAGCGCGAATCCGGGCTGGTTCGCGGTGCACGACTCGGCGCTGAGCGAATTCGCCGCGGTCGGCTTCGAATACGGCTACTCGCTGGGCAATCCGGACGCGCTGGTGCTGTGGGAGGCCCAGTTCGGCGACTTCGTCAACGGCGCGCAGTCGATCATCGACGAGTTCATCTCCTCCGGTGAGGCCAAGTGGGGCCAGCTGTCGGAGGTCGTGCTGCTGCTGCCGCACGGCCACGAGGGCCAGGGCCCGGACCACACGTCCGGCCGCATCGAGCGGTTCCTGCAGCTGTGCGCGGAGGGCTCGATGACGGTGGCGGTGCCGTCCACCCCGTCGAACTACTTCCACCTGCTGCGCCGGCACGTGCTCGACGGCATCCGCCGGCCGCTGATCGTCTTCACCCCGAAGTCGATGCTGCGCAACAAGGCCGTGGTCTCCAACGTCGAGGACTTCACCGACACCAAGTTCCGCTCGGTGCTCGAGGAGCCGACCTACGAGAGCGGCGACGGCGACCGCGCCAAGGTGAAGCGGATCCTGCTGACCTCCGGCAAGCTCTACTACGAGCTGGCCGCGGAGAAGGCCAAGAAGAACCGCGACGACGTGGCGATCATCCGGATCGAGCAGCTGTACCCGATCCCGTCGTACCGGCTCAACGAGAAGCTGGCCACCTACCCGAACGCCACCGATCTGGCGTGGGTGCAGGAGGAGCCGGCCAACCAGGGCGCCTGGCCGTTCTTCGGCCTGAACCTGCCGGAGTTCCTGCCGGAGCGGTTCGCCCGGCTGCGCCGGATCTCGCGCCGTGCCATGTCGGCCCCGTCCTCGGGTTCGAGCAAGGTGCACGGAGTGGAGCAGGCGGAGATCATCGCGGAGGCGTTCACGCCGACCGCCTGA